In one Thunnus maccoyii chromosome 12, fThuMac1.1, whole genome shotgun sequence genomic region, the following are encoded:
- the LOC121909330 gene encoding dipeptidyl aminopeptidase-like protein 6, with protein sequence MASLYQRFTGKINTTNSFPHPPEASHLLGGQVADEENAAKTPQPLADGRPHGQYRKKCLREDEDREAVISSGAVHGAEMAKSIKRLFWS encoded by the exons ATGGCTTCGTTGTATCAGAGATTCACCGGGAAGATCAATACGACCAATTCCTTCCCGCACCCACCTGAGGCCAGCCACCTTCTCGGTGGACAGGTTGCAGACGAGGAAAACGCCGCGAAGACCCCCCAGCCCCTCGCTGATGGCAGACCTCACGGCCAGTACCGCAAGAAATGCTTGCGAGAGGATGAGGAT AGAGAGGCTGTGATTTCTTCTggcgctgtccatggtgctgaaatggCAAAGAGCATCAAAAGGCTGTTTTGGTCTTAG